GCGGCGCCGGGCTGCGCGGCGCCCGCCAACGTCTACCTGCCGGCCGGCACCGGCGGCGTCGACGCCTGCACCTACGACTACATGGGCGACACCGAGCTGTACCCGAAATCGGAAAAGGCCAGCCTGCTCAGCCGCGCCGTGGTGAAGCTCGGCGGCGGCCACCAGGCCTATGCCGAGCTGGCGCTGTCGCGCGCCAGGACCGACTACGTCGGCTCCTCGGCGCGCGTGACCGGGTATATCAATTACCGCAAGGTGCCGCAGCTGGCGAATACCGGCCTGGACCAGCTCGACGACGACGTCCCCGGCGAACTGGAACTGCGCATGCGCCTGAACGAAGCCGGCCGCCGCACCAGCTCGCTCACCAGCGAAGGCGTGCGCCTGGTGGCCGGCCTCACCGGCACCCTCGGCGGCTGGGACTACGACACCGCCCTGAACCACAGCGTCAACACGGTCAAGGACAAGGACACCCACGGCTACGTGCTGTACAACGAGCTGCTGGCCGGCATCGCCGACGGCCGCATCAACCCGTTCGGACCGTCCGGCGCGGCCGGCCGCGCGCTGATCGACAGCATCCAGGTGAACGACGACGTGCGCCACGCGCGCGGCACCATGGATTCGTTCGACGTCAAATTCTCGCGCGCCTTGATGCCGATGGCCGGCGGCGACCTGGCCCTGGCCCTCGGCGGCGAGGCGCGGCGCGAAAAGAACGACTTCACGCCATCCGCCCTGCTCCTGAGCGACAACATCAACAACGACGCCGCGCCCGAGGGCGGGCGCGCCACCCACGACAGCCGCAACGTCACGGCGGTGTACGGCGAACTGCTGCTGCCCTTCGCCAAGCGCTGGGAAGCGCAGCTGTCCGGCCGCTACGACCATTACCAGCAGGTCGGCGGCGCCGCCAGCCCGAAGATCGGCCTCTCCTGGCGCCCGAGCGACGCGCTGCTGCTGCGCGGCTCGGCCGGCCGCGGTTTCCGCGCGCCGTCGATGACCGACCTGCACCGCCCGACCGTGTACAGCAGCACCGCCACCCTGCCCGACCCGGTGTACTGCGCCACGGTGGAAAACAACTACGCCGACTGCGCCGACAACTGGGACACGCGCCGCTACAGCAACGCCAACCTGAAGCCGGAGCGCAGCCGCCAGCTGTCGCTGGGCGCGGTGTTCGCCGCCGGCCGCCACGTGAATGCCTCGCTCGACTACTGGAACATCAAGCGCACCGACCTGATCAGCGAGATCGGCGACGACATCATCCTCGGCAACCTGGCGAAATACGGCGACCTGGTGCACCGCGACGAGGACGGCCTGATCGACTACATCGAGCTGCGCAAGGAAAACCGCGGCGCCCAGCTGGCCAAGGGCCTCGACCTGGCAGTCACCGTGCACGGCATCGACACCGCCGTGGGCCGCTTCGGCGGGCGCCTGAACGGCACGTATGTGTTGTCGTCGAAGATCCAGAACGCGCCGGGCGACGCGTTCGTCAGCAACCTGAACCACTTCGTCACCGATGGCGTGGTGCAGCGCTGGCGCCACACCCTCACCTTCGACTGGGAACGCGGCCCGGCCTCGGCCAGTTTGTCGAACACCTGGTCGAGCGGCTACGAAGACCAGAACACCGCGATCAACATCGACGACGGCAGCGTGGTGGCGCGCAACCGCGTCAAGTCGTATTCGCTGTGGGACCTGTCCGGCGCGTACGTGTTCGACCCGCACCTGAAACTGCGCGTGGGCGTGCAGAACCTGTTCGACCGCAGCCCGCCGTACTCGAACCAGGCCTTTTACTTCCTGTCCGGCTACGATCCGAGCTACACCGACCCGCGCGGCCGGCGTTTATACGCGAGCGCGACGTACACGTTCCGCTGACGGCTCGTGGCTGGTGGCTGGCAGCGCCAGGATCGCGAGCGCAAGCAACCCACCGTCGTCCCCGGCCTTGGCGGCCCCCTTGGCGGGGACCGATACTGAGCCAACAAGATTGTTACTTTTGAAGATTCGGGCTATTTCCGACCACCGAATCTTGTTGCTCAGCATGGGTTCCCGCCAAGGGGGCCGCCAAGGCCGGGAACGACGGGTCGCTGGCCTGCTATGCATGGCGGCTTCCCCTTTACGTCAACCGCTCGACCACCATCCGCGCCCCCTGCGCGATCCAGCGCGCGCCTTCCACCGCGAACCAGACCAGCAAGACCAACTGGATGATGCGCAGCAACAGCTCATGTCCGCGCCACATGCGCCCGAAGCGCAG
The genomic region above belongs to Massilia forsythiae and contains:
- a CDS encoding TonB-dependent receptor yields the protein MNDKMKATARAVRGAWSASTWIAGAWIAGGLLALPAAAQAQAAGIQADAQADAQANAQDAREKMATVEITGSAIRRVQAATTLPVQTVTRAEIEKAGVTTAAEILGRVSANVNGLTDGASINVGGDQRGFNSANLRGIGTSSTLVLLNGRRMANFASPGDDSGVDLNNIPAAALERVEVLLDGASALYGTDAIGGVINFITRKDFQGVELNVYGSKTREGGAGKRTASIGAGKGDLERDGYNVFAVADFQRTDALSTAQRRFIPGLQVEQRLGHLLSGYTSPANIRLTSAQRDRLQEIGFTISGKPITNRLINLAAPGCAAPANVYLPAGTGGVDACTYDYMGDTELYPKSEKASLLSRAVVKLGGGHQAYAELALSRARTDYVGSSARVTGYINYRKVPQLANTGLDQLDDDVPGELELRMRLNEAGRRTSSLTSEGVRLVAGLTGTLGGWDYDTALNHSVNTVKDKDTHGYVLYNELLAGIADGRINPFGPSGAAGRALIDSIQVNDDVRHARGTMDSFDVKFSRALMPMAGGDLALALGGEARREKNDFTPSALLLSDNINNDAAPEGGRATHDSRNVTAVYGELLLPFAKRWEAQLSGRYDHYQQVGGAASPKIGLSWRPSDALLLRGSAGRGFRAPSMTDLHRPTVYSSTATLPDPVYCATVENNYADCADNWDTRRYSNANLKPERSRQLSLGAVFAAGRHVNASLDYWNIKRTDLISEIGDDIILGNLAKYGDLVHRDEDGLIDYIELRKENRGAQLAKGLDLAVTVHGIDTAVGRFGGRLNGTYVLSSKIQNAPGDAFVSNLNHFVTDGVVQRWRHTLTFDWERGPASASLSNTWSSGYEDQNTAINIDDGSVVARNRVKSYSLWDLSGAYVFDPHLKLRVGVQNLFDRSPPYSNQAFYFLSGYDPSYTDPRGRRLYASATYTFR